CAAAAGATAAAACTTAAGACCACAAGATTCGGTGAGCTTGAAGTACCCGGGGGAAATGTCATACATATGCCCGGCGGGGTCCTGGGTTTTCCGGGCTGTAAGGATTACATCCTGATACCACACAAGGAGAATTCACCTTTCTTATGGTATCAGTCGTTAGACGACCCTGCCCTGGCCTTTGTAGTTATTAACCCCCTTATATTAAATCCGGCATATGATGTCCCGGTAAGCCCCGCACTTATGGAGGGCCTCGGTGCGGAAAAAGTCGAAGAGCTGGAATTGCTGGCTATCGTGACCATACCTAAGGACCGGCCTCAAGACATGACCGTTAATCTGATGGGGCCGATCGTTATCAATTCTGCCAGGAGACTGGCCAAACAGATTGTACTGGACCCGGAACATTACAGCACCAAGACCCCGATCCTGCCGCAGAAGAAATAAGATTTTTTGTAACAATTTAGCCTTTTGAAAATGCATGATAAAAAGTGCAAAGAAACATATCAAATCAGGAAGGAGAGGGCTTGAAAGAATTCAGGAAGACGTTTGAATCAGGAACTCAGAAAATCAGGAAAGTATTTTTGACAAATTGATTTTCAGCAGTTCGACTTCTGGTTGCTCTGTTCTTTCATGAGTTCGTGAGTTCCAGATTAATAGCCTTTTCTGAGTATAGGACTGTTTTAAACACCTAACGTGTTACGATTTTTTATAATGCTGGATGATACAAAATTAAAAGCCGGAGAAAAATCTCCGGCTTTTAACGGGGAGGAGGAGGGGCTACCTATGCAAGGTCCTGGATCAGGCTTGAGATCATCTTGTTGGCAATTTCCCGGGCATCGACCCTGTACTGGCCGCTTTCGATCTTTGATTTCAGCTCTTGTACCTTTTCGGCACGAACATCCGGGGTATTTTTCAGCACTTCTTGTACTTTTTGGATATCACGGGATGCCGCGGAGAGTTCCACTTTATCCGTAGCCTGGGACTGTTCAGCGGCAGGTTGCTTTTCTCTTTCAACTTGCCTGGTTTCCTGCGCAGCCTGGTTATTTTGTACGTATTGAGCTACATTTTCTTTGGCGTTAATGTCTGTTATCTTCATCTCAGGTTCTCCCTCAAGCTATGTTTTCTTGCACCACTAGTTCAGTAAGTTCGAAAAGCCTTTTTTGCAGGTATTCGGAATCTTCAAAACTAAGGCATTTTACTACTTCTCGGTCTTTCTCGTCAATTACTTTAAAAATAATATTTGATCCGGTTTCCTCTTTCTGGATATCCAATGGTCGGCCGTATTCCTGGCTCAACTTGTTCAGGATTTCACGTTCAAACCCACTCCAATTCTGCTTATGGGTAAGCTTGTCAATCACTTCAGACGCTATGTCTTTAATGACCTGCCGTTTCTTGGCTTCTGCAGATATAGAGATACGGTCCAACTGTTCCTGTTCCTCAGTTCGCTGGACCTTATTCGGATTGTGGGTACGACTAATTTGCTGGCCGTAGGCCCTTATTACATTTTGAATATGGTAGTTGGTTATAGTCATGTATAGCTCACCTTTCAATCCTCTTATCGGCAGTTCCTTTAATAACTTTAAAAGGATATCAGGGCAGTTGCCATTCCTTTGATCTTGTGATATAAGTTATAAATAGGATTGAAGATGGCTGATAATCAATCGCTACCCATTTCACTACGTTCTTATGTAGGGGCGCCGGTCCTGCCGGTGAATTTAAATCCCTCCCCAAGGGGATATATCCCACCTGCCGCTAATTCAGAGAATAAAAGCACGCCTGCTCCCGGTGTTGATTTTAATCGCAGGAATTATTCCCTGGTTTCGGCATACTTTATTAAGGCCTATCAGCGACAGGTTGAATTGGCCGAACAAGGATCACAAGTAGACAAAGTCAATCTATTCGCCTGACAGGACTTTCCCCAAAAAATCTCAGCAGATTATGTCAACACGTTGATTTTTATTCAAATTTTGCATTCTAGAAACGGAATTCTTAGTTCTTTCGCTTCACGGCTTCCGCAGCGACCCTTTCGGGGCTCGCAGATGGGGAATGCTTACCCCTTCCAGCCTCTAAGGGGCTGGCTTTCCCCTTCCTGCTCGCCCTCGAAGGGTGCCCCACTGCTCCAGCAAGTTTCGCTCAGGAACAATGGCTTCCATAAAAATGCGAGGAAAGTCCACCTTTGTCTGAAAGCTTTTCTTTCTTGCTGTCCCTGACCGGGGCCGCTTGTTTTTTTCGCCTAATTTGTGTATATAACTCCTCGCAGTGAAAGAGCTACGCGATGACCGATACTGTTTTGCCTGTGGACCGGAAAATCCTATCGGCCTTAAGATAGTCGTTGACTACACGGGAGGCGGAGCGGTAAGCACACTCACCTTGCAAAGAGTGCATGAAGGCTGGGCGAATGTTATACATGGGGGGATAATCTCAACCATCCTTGACGAAATTATGGCCCACGCCGTATACTACTATATCGGGCCCGGAGTAACCACAAGCCTTAAGGTGGACTTCAAATCTCCCCTCGCCCCGGGTGAGACCATTATAGCCAAGGGTTGGATAAAGGGAAAAAGGAGCCGGGCGGCTATAGCGTCGGCGGAGATAACTACTGAAAAAGACCGGCGCCTCATAGCCAGCGGCGAGAGTTATTTTATCCTGCTTTCGCGCAAAAATAAGGAGAAGGGTTATGCTTGAATTAAAGGATTTATGGGTTGAGGTCGAAGGCCGGCCAATCCTTAAGGGTGTAAACCTCAAAATTGAGCAGGGAGAAACTCACATCTTATTCGGTAAGAATGGTTCCGGTAAGACGACGCTCCTTTTGACTCTTATGGGTTTTTCCCGGTACAAGATTATAAACGGCGCTATAATTTTTAAAAGGCAGGACGTCACCGCCTTTTCCCCCCATGAACGGGCCAAGCTAGGCATAGGCATCTCTTTCCAGAGGCCGCCTACCTTACATGGTGTGCGTCTGCGGGATATGTTGGCCGTTTGTGGCAACGGCAGCGGCCGGGGTGAGGTATTGGCCACACAATACAATTTTGCCGATTTTCTGGACCGCGAGGTGAACCGGGGTTTTTCCGGCGGCGAGATCAAAAAGAGCGAGCTGCTGCAACTCCTGACCCAGGATCCGGATCTCGTCCTCTTAGACGAGCCGGAGTCCGGTGTGGATGTCGAAAATTTAAATGTCATCGGCCAGATGATCAAGGAACTTCTACAGAAAAAACTCAAGCGACACCGGCAGAAATCCGGCCTTATCATCTCTCATACCGGTTTTATTCTGAATTACCTGGAGGCGGACAAGGGGCATATACTCCTTGATGGCAAGATTCATTGTCAGGGCAACCCCAGGGAGATGTTTGAAGAAATACAAAAATGTGGTTATGAGGAATGCGCAAGATGCAGAAGATAGAAGAGAAGGCAAAAAAGGCCCTGAAGAAAAAAGCCGCTTATGGGGAAGACATAGAACTGGAAAAATTTGTCAGGCAGGCCGAGCCTGTTTCTTATGCTGATCTTGACCCGGAAGAGCAAAAAAGACTGCATCAGACCGGTCTCGACTTGAGTAACCAAGGACATTCAGGCGCGTTTTTTCAATCGGATTGTTCTGTTGTCCACTGTCAGTCAACTTATAAGGGACTGGAGGTGTTGCCTATTAAAGAGGCCATCCAGGACCCTGAAAAAATCAAAGAT
The Desulfovibrionales bacterium DNA segment above includes these coding regions:
- a CDS encoding flagellar assembly protein FliW; this translates as MKTETNLKLKSVDEEQKIKLKTTRFGELEVPGGNVIHMPGGVLGFPGCKDYILIPHKENSPFLWYQSLDDPALAFVVINPLILNPAYDVPVSPALMEGLGAEKVEELELLAIVTIPKDRPQDMTVNLMGPIVINSARRLAKQIVLDPEHYSTKTPILPQKK
- the flgM gene encoding flagellar biosynthesis anti-sigma factor FlgM; protein product: MKITDINAKENVAQYVQNNQAAQETRQVEREKQPAAEQSQATDKVELSAASRDIQKVQEVLKNTPDVRAEKVQELKSKIESGQYRVDAREIANKMISSLIQDLA
- a CDS encoding PaaI family thioesterase — encoded protein: MKELRDDRYCFACGPENPIGLKIVVDYTGGGAVSTLTLQRVHEGWANVIHGGIISTILDEIMAHAVYYYIGPGVTTSLKVDFKSPLAPGETIIAKGWIKGKRSRAAIASAEITTEKDRRLIASGESYFILLSRKNKEKGYA
- a CDS encoding ABC transporter ATP-binding protein, with the protein product MLELKDLWVEVEGRPILKGVNLKIEQGETHILFGKNGSGKTTLLLTLMGFSRYKIINGAIIFKRQDVTAFSPHERAKLGIGISFQRPPTLHGVRLRDMLAVCGNGSGRGEVLATQYNFADFLDREVNRGFSGGEIKKSELLQLLTQDPDLVLLDEPESGVDVENLNVIGQMIKELLQKKLKRHRQKSGLIISHTGFILNYLEADKGHILLDGKIHCQGNPREMFEEIQKCGYEECARCRR